Below is a genomic region from Myxococcus fulvus.
TCCTTGCACGTCCAGCACCCGCAGGCCGGGGCTCGACGCCACGTCGGGCCGTCCGGCTCCGGCGAGGACGACCTCGGCGCGGCCCGACAGCTCCCGGGCGAAGTGGGCGGCGGCATCCGCGGTGGAGGGGTCGAAGGGGATGATGACCGAATGCTGGAAGCTCACGTCGGGCTCACTAGCACAGGCGCCCCGGATGCGCGCGGCCCCGCCTCGAAGAAGGGTGGGATGGGGGGCTTCCAGGCGGCGGCGGAACGATGGACAACCCGGGGCGGACACGGCACGCTCGACGGTGATTTCCATGGGTGTGGGTGAAGGTCGGGGCCGGCGGGTGCCGGGCGCCGTCGCACCGCTCAGCGCCCGAGGGCTCCAGGAGAGACGAGACGTGGATGGAACCGTGTTCGACCCGGCCGGTGGCACCGGCGGCCCGACGTCCGCGGGGTTGATGCTCCGCGCGCGGGCGCTGTGGCGGCGCAAGTGGGTCGTGCTCGGCGTGGCAGTGGTGGTGGCGGCGCTGTCGGCCGTCTACACGCTGCGCCAGCCCAAGGTCTTCTCCGCCAGCACGTCCCTCATCATCGACGTGACGGCGCCGCGCTTCCTCGACGGCGAGGTCAAGGAGGTGATGGGCGAGGAGCGCAGCAACTACTGGTTCAACAAGGAGTACTACGCCACCCAGAGCGAAATCATCACCTCGCGCGCGGTGGCCAGCCGCGTGGTGGACAAGCTGGGCCTGTCCACGGACGCCAGCTACCTGGGCGTCGCGCACCTCTCGGATGAGAAGACCCGCGTGCAGGCGATGCAGGGCGCGGACGCGGTGGGGCTGCTCCAGTCGCGCATCCGGGTGCTGCCCGCCAAGGACTCGCGGGTGATGAACATCGCGGTGGACGACCTGGACGCGGCGCGCGCGGCGCTGCTCGCCAACGAGGTGGCCAACGCGTACATGGCGGAGAACCTGGCGCTCAAGCTGCGCATGACGGACGACGCGCGCAGCTGGCTGGAGAGTCGGCTGGAGGACCTGGAGAACACGTCCAAGGCGAGCGAGCTGGCCGTCTACGACTTCAAGAAGGACGCGGACATGCTGTCCACGTCGCTCGAGTCGCGGATGAGCATCGTCAGCGACCGCATCAACAGCTACAACCTGAACCTCACCCAGGTGAGCACGCGCATCGCCGCGCTGCAGGCGCGCGTGGAGGCCATCCAGAAGCTGCGCAAGGCGTCCCCCGACGACGAGACGTGGGCGGAGGCGCTGCCGGGCGCGAAGGACGGGCCCATCCAGGACCTGCGCAAGAGCTACACGGACGCGCGCGTCGCGTGCGCGGAGCTGTCCGAGCGCTACCTGGCCGAGCACCCCAAGCTCCTGGAGTGCCAGGGCAAGCTCGCGGTCATCCAGGCCGACTTCCTCAAGAGCCTGCGCAACGTGGTGCGCCTGGCGGAGACGGAGCTGTCGGAGGCGGAGGCGCAGCGCAAGAATCTGGTGAAGCTGCTCGACGAGGCCAAGGCCGAGGCCTTCCAGGTGAACAAGAAGTCCATCGAGTACGACCGGCTCAAGCGCGAGTCGGACAACAACCAGCGCCTGTACGAGCTGGTGCTCAAGCGGCTCAAGGACATCGAACTGTCCGGCCTCTTGCGCACCAGCAACGTGCGCGTGCTGGACCCGGCGCGTCCGCA
It encodes:
- a CDS encoding GumC family protein, with amino-acid sequence MDGTVFDPAGGTGGPTSAGLMLRARALWRRKWVVLGVAVVVAALSAVYTLRQPKVFSASTSLIIDVTAPRFLDGEVKEVMGEERSNYWFNKEYYATQSEIITSRAVASRVVDKLGLSTDASYLGVAHLSDEKTRVQAMQGADAVGLLQSRIRVLPAKDSRVMNIAVDDLDAARAALLANEVANAYMAENLALKLRMTDDARSWLESRLEDLENTSKASELAVYDFKKDADMLSTSLESRMSIVSDRINSYNLNLTQVSTRIAALQARVEAIQKLRKASPDDETWAEALPGAKDGPIQDLRKSYTDARVACAELSERYLAEHPKLLECQGKLAVIQADFLKSLRNVVRLAETELSEAEAQRKNLVKLLDEAKAEAFQVNKKSIEYDRLKRESDNNQRLYELVLKRLKDIELSGLLRTSNVRVLDPARPQFAPVKPHVKRNLMVGMVLGLLAGLGAALLLDLLANTVASQEDVEGRLGLAFLGVMPRIEGNRPPKDRDLFVHREPKSSVAECCRAIRTNLLFMSPDTPFKTLVVTSSGPQEGKSTTTISLGVAMAQSGNRVLLLDTDMRRPRLHRAFGVPNDLGISSLVVGEGTLEAAVKSTEVPGLFLLPCGPLPPNPAELLHTRAFADLLKQVAGKFDRVLLDSPPLNAVADAAVLATQADGVVLVLKAGKTNRDSAQRALRSLADVQARMYGAVLNDVDLKAPGYGGTYIAYQGYGQYAEDPKDRVAQS